A genomic window from Silene latifolia isolate original U9 population chromosome Y, ASM4854445v1, whole genome shotgun sequence includes:
- the LOC141627354 gene encoding uncharacterized protein LOC141627354 — MLTGLAYQAACLATTLGKLGVSQCSLVGFSYGGMVAFKLAEMRPDLVEALVVSGSILAMTESVSEAELSRMGFKSSAELQLPTSVDGLKTLLKVATHRKLWFPDCLHKDDLEECTNEGRIMPFTVLLACIFGDGRTGARLPLPREA; from the exons ATGCTGACAG GTCTAGCTTACCAAGCTGCATGCCTAGCTACAACGCTAGGGAAGCTTGGCGTGAGCCAGTGCAGCTTGGTTGGGTTCAGCTACGGAGGGATGGTGGCTTTCAAGTTAGCCGAGATGAGGCCGGACCTCGTGGAAGCCTTGGTAGTCTCGGGTTCGATACTGGCTATGACAGAGTCGGTAAGCGAAGCTGAGCTAAGTAGGATGGGGTTTAAGTCGTCGGCTGAGTTGCAATTGCCGACGTCGGTTGATGGGTTGAAGACACTGCTCAAGGTTGCTACCCATAGGAAGCTTTGGTTCCCTGATTGCTTGCATAAGGATGATCTTGAG GAATGTACCAATGAAGGCAGAATCATGCCTTTTACTGTCCTTTTAGCCTGCATTTTTGGAGATGGAAGAACTGGAGCAAGATTGCctttgcctcgggaagcgtga